One genomic region from Cardiocondyla obscurior isolate alpha-2009 linkage group LG01, Cobs3.1, whole genome shotgun sequence encodes:
- the LOC139106319 gene encoding uncharacterized protein has product MIRSFLEEEYVWCYWVVSVGALLSFLGLVAACICSCRRNENKNEFLGLAGMVTINNSATDNFNGVLTLDISEIVQQDVNDGRRTTSANRSLPDIPNDRSREERESVPRLPDFDVTSFRDVYAINLQSEYVYATVRDEAQEQASEREGETQEIKTQNARIVQGCSLPQELSRDSSRQFARFASAGSDYTEHPYAQLQNVQKTEASQINRSNVNQVADIEKPSTSTDQTDGNPIAPPRTRRSSSHNSLLSPETHYDIQAANAISGGVQANQDLPYMTPPLLLLPHPPHSRQNSLQQHFSGDSQDSKGYTSISVREPLANIIAQTKATYRQNQSTRLITDPHYATVSDDSDEMYAAIDEQDKVYTSGSETYAQIQPMASEIQRQMQHEQIVFCQPPRTEETHSAPQPPSVDSLRHVAHAHSRQASSSSANSSIINLGSPKPEKRQANSPLPPPPEVTLEGYASMDKKNKNDEKSKSSLSAGKSLEDMYAKVMKKKREMEEQQKTFIETYLYDPYSTSSNVLHETIACRKLSLIEISRASWCSHESVEIQKKELDFAHHSTNSTNSVANNFNTESNTSTSLRLSKIDADVPPLLSYDHEYEAINNDQRNSAAKDVPSSSNFKFEASRPQYSRENDYQNDLIPPKSIIDTLYSTPFKHRQVSNASSDDPGYEKVRLRRRDELDQDTDSEPNYESMPHDTNEPNYASVCRPSDSDTDPNYESVNHTDPNYESVKYLSVAQNEEPPYEQVQNVASDTNADGYEKIKSKKKTETDYEKVKLHNSLEQISNGGDTDDEQYVQV; this is encoded by the exons atgataCGTTCGTTTCTTGAGGAGGAGTATGTTTGGTGTTATTGGGTTGTCTCAGTTGGTGCGCTTCTATCGTTTCTTGGTCTTGTTGCTGCTTGTATCTGCAGTTGTCGACGAAATGAAAATAA GAATGAATTTCTGGGCCTTGCTGGGATGGTGACAATAAACAATTCTGCAACAGATAATTTCAATGGAGTTCTGACACTAGATATATCTGAGATTGTTCAGCAGGATGTCAATGATGGAAGGAG GACTACAAGTGCCAATAGAAGTCTTCCAGATATTCCAAACGATAGAAGCAGAGAAGAACGTGAGAGTGTACCAAGGTTACCAGATTTCGACGTTACGAGTTTTCGAGACGTTTATGCTATAAACCTACAGAGTGAATATGTGTATGCTACAGTTCGAGATGAAG CTCAAGAACAGGCGTCtgaaagagagggagaaacACAGGAAATTAAGACGCAAAATGCAAGAATTGTGCAAGGATGCTCTTTGCCACAAGAGCTTTCGAGAGATAGCTCTCGTCAATTTGCAAGATTTGCATCTGCCGGCTCTGACTATA ctgAACATCCGTATGCGCAGCTTCAAAATGTTCAGAAGACTGAGGCTAGTCAAATAAATAG AAGTAATGTTAACCAAGTCGCGGATATTGAAAAACCGTCGACATCAACGGATCAAACGGATGGGAATCCAATTGCGCCACCGAGAACTCGACGATCCTCCTCGCACAATTCGCTTCTTAGTCCCGAGACGCATTACGATATACAGGCCGCTAATGCTATCTCCGGCGGTGTTCAAGCTAATCAAGATTTGCCCTATATGACACCACctcttttacttttaccaCATCCGCCGCATTCTCGACAGAACAGTCTGCAACAACATTTCAGTGGAGATTCGCAAGATTCGa AAGGATATACAAGTATAAGTGTGAGAGAACCATTAGCTAATATAATAGCACAGACCAAAGCAACGTACAGACAAAATCAATCTACACGACTAATTACTGATCCTCATTATGCTACTGTTTCTGATGATTCAg ACGAGATGTATGCTGCGATTGATGAGCAAGATAAGGTATATACTAGTGGGAGCGAAACATACGCGCAAATTCAACCAATGGCATCAGAAATCCAAAGGCAAATGCAACACGAACAAATAGTATTTTGTCAGCCTCCGCGCACGGAAGAAACGCATTCAGCACCTCAACCACCAAGTGTCGATAGTTTACGTCATGTGGCGCACGCCCATTCCAGGCAAG cATCATCGTCGAGTGCTAATAGCTCTATTATTAATCTTGGATCTCCTAAACCTGAGAAACGTCAGGCAAATTCTCCTTTACCACCACCACCTGAAGTAACTTTGGAAGGGTACGCGTcgatggataaaaaaaataaaaatgatgaaaaatcAAAATCTTCGTTATCGGCAGGCAAATCGCTCGAGGATATGTATGCGAAAgtgatgaaaaagaaaagagagatggAAGAGCAGCAGAAGACCTTTATCGAGACTTATCTATACGACCCTTATTCAACTTCTAGCAACGTTCTACACGAAACGATCGCTTGTAGAAAACTCAGTCTTATAGAAATCAGCCGTGCATCGTGGTGCAGCCACGAATCTGTGGAGATACAGAAGAAGGAACTTGATTTCGCACACCATTCCACTAATTCCACTAATTCTGTTGCGAACAATTTTAATACAGAAAGTAACACTTCCACTTCTTTAAGGTTGTCCAAAATTGATGCGGACGTTCCACCACTTTTAAGTTATGATCACGAATATGAAGCCATTAACAACGATCAAAGAAATTCTGCGGCAAAAGACGTCCCGAGTTCGTCTAATTTCAAATTCGAGGCGTCGCGTCCGCAGTATTCGCGAGAGAATGACTATCAAAACGATTTGATACCTCCAAAAAGTATAATAGACACATTATATTCGACGCCGTTTAAGCACAGACAAGTGAGTAACGCTAGCAGCGATGATCCTGGTTATGAGAAGGTGCGATTGCGTCGACGAGATGAATTGGACCAGGATACGGACTCGGAACCAAATTACGAAAGCATGCCACATGATACGAACGAGCCGAATTACGCATCCGTTTGTCGGCCTAGTGACAGTGACACGGACCCTAACTATGAATCTGTGAACCACACCGATCCGAATTATGaaagtgtaaaatatttaagtgtCGCGCAAAATGAAGAACCCCCGTACGAGCAAGTGCAGAATGTCGCGTCGGATACAAATGCGGACGGTTATGAAAAGATAAAGAGTAAAAAGAAGACGGAGACTGATtacgaaaaagtaaaattacacAATTCCTTGGAACAAATTAGCAATGGAGGAGACACAGACGACGAACAATATGTTCAAGTAtaa
- the LOC139106314 gene encoding FIGNL1-interacting regulator of recombination and mitosis — translation MDESILSSSDSESLDFDSKVSRLQALLEDESLTLDTECLLQTMEQCFSICSIHSLERMFEKILPKAQHLLAQVIKAIDDTITDDNARPDDLDGIKYKLQVCNGLVAFWKKCVERISMYEQIPAASTASLCDTLPETTRLIFEHCKASPKYGTLLNSVMQELKNLFANASAVLKLFFATLNDIIVFDTDVQSESELLTKVIDAYGNIASIANGLDSKTFVELFEMFAKLAIVHQNQIESYNITTHFVCITKTVSSLLIATKDENDKNAERNIMVAMRLLRILEKLTSSYSESFTREMMSDLIELLTQIYRRSCLIKSSEKILIGVTSFLNVIFSHDDFKEIYFEYGKQNVLHDQYTRRLNYHLLTIAIMKKLNGMTFEHHSKWFLDSDSILDVAFTYIEYLGEEICAGDLQLPEVHEIGVESRFVGIYEATLVSICNLVSQILPENFHALELLLLKHLLSGYFWCSLLSSDVWCFIGRLGSSQLCVDHVKHLMKISTAMVERRDSIEAIMLDNIIVRLCDLLNEDMKSTLFDNLIDLDADYYISSMHLLIKNPRCLLSERLKSKVEDLPKAFLDLQEHPSVRNWKRLMQDMFAVIVVDYNDNKDVITVLTKIWSFVADTIIECEGKQLDLLTDLVVTLLNATHVNYFHQDNFCAILISVVTSCVYLPPQGKIKICHFLRKNVKALSRYDAHNIASILTELFSCLIEDENPWVCQEALETFEHVGHVCPEQLVAKIAKSLAKKPSISSLMQAYLSSKPYYIFKGFINVQYYLKYLAQGVQNRNNEHKCHEYNESEREEKILKLEKNSCEITVPILNTLDEQAEKLYQELTMVLENQAVISETTCRRLITVLEKIVRVQENKNTLN, via the exons ATGGACGAGAGTATTTTGTCTTCCTCCGACTCCGAATCACTTGACTTCGACAGCAAAGTATCGAGACTGCAA GCTCTACTGGAGGATGAAAGTCTTACTCTCGATACGGAATGCTTACTGCAAACAATGGAACAATGTTTCTCCATATGTTCAATTCATTCACTTGAGCGAATgttcgaaaaaattttaccgaAAGCTCAGCACCTTCTGGCAcag GTCATCAAAGCCATAGATGATACAATAACTGACGATAATGCGAGGCCCGATGATCTCGATGGTATCAAGTACAAGTTACAAGTTTGCAATGGACTTGTAGCCTTTTGGAAAAAGTGCGTAGAACGTATTTCCATGTATGAACAAATTCCAGCTGCCTCAACAGCATCGTTATGCGATACTTTACCAGAAACGACGAGACTAATTTTTGAACATTGCAAAGCCAG CCCAAAATATGGAACGCTATTGAATAGTGTAATGCAGGAACTGAAAAATCTGTTTGCGAATGCAAGCGCAGTCTTAAAGCTATTCTTTGCCACTTTGAACGATATAATAGTCTTCGACACGGATGTGCAATCGGAATCGGAGCTGTTGACGAAAG taattgaTGCGTACGGTAACATTGCTTCTATTGCAAATGGATTGGACTCCAAAACGTTCGTTGAATTGTTTGAGATGTTTGCTAAGTTGGCCATCGTTCACCAAAATCAAATAGAATCATATAATATCACGACGCATTTCGTTTGCATAACAAAAACCGTATCTAGCTTGTTAATTGCTACCAAG gatgaaaatgataaaaatgcgGAACGTAATATAATGGTGGCTATGCGCTTGCTGAGGATTCTTGAAAAATTGACATCCTCTTATAGCGAATCTTTTACACGTGAGATGATGTCAGACTTAATAGAACTTCTAACACAAATATACAG acgttcttgtttaataaaaagcaGTGAAAAAATCTTGATTGGCGTTAcgtcttttttaaatgttatatttagCCATGACGATTTTAAGGAG atatattttgaATATGGAAAGCAAAATGTTCTACACGATCAATATACACGaagattaaattatcatttattaacaATCGCTATTATGAAGAAGCTAAACGGCATGACGTTCGAACATCATTCCAAATGGTTTTTAGACTCGGACTCGATTTTGGACGTTGCTTTCACGTATATAGAATATC TCGGAGAAGAAATCTGCGCCGGAGATCTGCAATTGCCAGAAGTTCATGAAATTGGCGTAGAATCACGATTTGTTGGAATTTACGAGGCAACTTTGGTATCCATTTGTAACTTAGTCAGTCAAATTCTTCCAGAAAATTTCCACGCACTCGAACTGCTTCTGTTAAAGCACTTATTGTCTGGTTATTTTTGGTGCTCTTTGTTAAGTTCGGATGTTTGGTGCTTTATTGGCAG GCTCGGCTCTTCGCAATTGTGTGTCGATCACGTTAAACATCTAATGAAAATTTCTACTGCTATGGTAGAACGACGTGACAGTATAGAAGCAATCATGCTAGACAACATAATCGTCAGATTATGTGATTTATTAAACGAAGATATGAAATCTACTCTTTTCGACAATCTTATCGATCTAGATGCAGATTATTATATATCTAGTAtgcatttgttaataaaaaatcccaGATGTCTTTTATCGGAACGATTAAAAAGTAAAGTTGAAGACTTGCCGAAGGCTTTTTTAGATTTACAGGAACATCCTTCTGTTCGTAATTGGAAACGCCTT aTGCAAGACATGTTTGCAGTAATAGTGGTGGATTATAATGACAACAAGGATGTTATCACTGTCTTAACTAAAATTTGGAGTTTTGTTGCTGATACAATTATTGAGTGTGAGGGCAAACAACTAGATTTATTAACCGATTTGGTTGTTACTTTGCTCAACGCTACTCATGtcaattattttcatcagGATAATTTTTGTGCG ATTCTAATATCTGTCGTAACTTCATGCGTTTACTTACCTCCTCAAGGCAAAATCAAGATCTGCCATTTTCTACGAAAGAATGTTAAGGCTCTTAGTCGTTACGACGCTCACAAcattgcatctattttgacTGAACTGTTTAGTTGCTTAATAGAAGATGAGAATCCCTGGGTATGCCAAGAAGCTTTGGAGACTTTTGAGCATGTAGGACATGTGTGTCCAGAGCAACTGGTTGCTAAAATAGCGAAGTCTTTGGCAAAAAAACCTAGTATTAGCAGTCTTATGCAAGCCTATTTATCCTCCAAACCATATTACATCTTCAAGGGTTTTATAAACGTGCAATATTATCTTAAATACTTGGCTCAAGGTGTTCAAAATCGTAATAATGAACATAAATGCCATGAGTACAAT GAATccgagagagaagaaaaaatactaaaGCTAGAGAAGAACTCCTGTGAAATCACTGTGCCGATATTAAACACGCTAGATGAACAAGCGGAAAAACTGTATCAAGAATTAACTATGGTATTAGAAAATCAGGCTGTTATCAGCGAAACGACATGCAGGAGATTGATAACTGTTCTCGAAAAAATTGTTCGAgttcaagaaaataaaaacacattaaattaa
- the LOC139106394 gene encoding uncharacterized protein: protein MSSGRRATRPIRQLSLQQPAPRRQHIRRQRSAEDDCSKSLQIYANPIARGRLAANATEKPKVRIAWGDDRRDSLAQVEVVARQIPSRSRPTTGRSGRAYATTEKASILYSRQELAERLRLAWKHREQNKANIDIFLAHGVGVEERCDSQLSVSTPPTPLSRKELHSIQDEKKAQKTPAAASMEKREKETRQDNDNKDRRLSAKKIEATFQMMENDLLIKENGKAAETVTKEEKDSESSKHENLDIEEEDKRKKTRINIDCTNLHLPTNDQMQPSIAFSCSKVTNTMTDSTKTNADFSLAKQKRASFHSGTNRAFLVPMAEKSPKVSETRNKLAPVKTDEIRCASADKTATRSLIDKSAVLTRSSSTASLEKARRTNSAPPQRRNLASATRVQVNIVIDAPGLDEATGQLIVCNKMPEEKEVVEKYEDGVMKISRGERSIRSAPLKRRSRSAKRRFLASSGLSKDEDRGGRGKAFMDPKTSDVVTMVSLVSSADSDSDVENSPGDDKLINELRSKLPTTPIIKTSINPNPGTARKPIKSVSFQRNSFDEEPTKEEKRIVSDIVQLPRFGLAVNVTHGSPDVDEQNSRIVVDSVVTVPMLAIDPVLIPQDDEKIPEVPLTDREKRCLAVPIGDLHDKKRKLLRTRSTSSRPIVTERTNNAPVEIKEQRIPLAIPRVDLVALPASPIDTSLLKQVEPFPKETSPIKETSPKVMLPSEPHFQTTKEKECWHLYRRMCDKGVCVSFDTVLRGMLTPTEYRLRQKECSQDLQ, encoded by the exons ATGTCTAGCGGTAGAAGAGCGACGCGGCCTATCAGGCAGCTGTCGCTGCAGCAGCCGGCACCGCGTCGACAGCACATAAGACGGCAAAGATCGGCGGAAGACGATTGCAGCAAGTCCCTACAGATCTATGCGAATCCGATCGCGCGTGGAAGATTAGCCGCGAATGCGACGGAGAAGCCTAAG GTACGAATCGCCTGGGGCGATGATCGTCGCGACAGTCTGGCTCAGGTCGAGGTAGTGGCTCGACAAATTCCAAGTCGATCCAGGCCAACCACAGGTCGGTCTGGCAGGGCCTATGCCACCACGGAAAAGGCGTCGATTCTTTACTCGCGACAGGAGCTCGCCGAGAGGCTGCGACTTGCGTGGAAGCATCGCGAGCAGAACAAAGCAAACATCGACATTTTCCTGGCACATGGCGTGGGAGTAGAAGAACGTTGCGATTCTCAGTTATCAGTATCTACCCCGCCGACTCCACTCTCCAGAAAAGAGCTTCATTCTATTCAGGATGAGAAGAAGGCCCAGAAAACTCCAGCGGCTGCATCCATggaaaaacgagagaaagaaacgcgtCAAGACAACGATAACAAAGATAGAAGATTGAGcgcaaaaaaaatagaagctACGTTTCAGATGATGGAGAATGATCTcttgataaaagaaaatggaaaggCAGCGGAAACCGtgacaaaagaagaaaaagacagCGAG AGTTCAAAGCACGAGAATCTAGATATCGAAGAAGAGGACAAGAGAAAGAAGACGCGTATAAATATCGACTGCACGAATCTTCATCTTCCAACGAACGACCAGATGCAGCCGTCGATCGCATTTTCCTGCTCGAAAGTGACGAACACGATGACGGACTCGACCAAGACCAATGCCGATTTCTCGTTGGCAAAGCAAAAACGTGCAAGCTTTCACAGCGGCACAAATCGCGCTTTTCTCGTGCCGATGGCGGAGAAATCTCCGAAAGTATCGGAGACGAGGAATAAGCTAGCGCCGGTAAAAACGGACGAGATCAGATGCGCTTCGGCTGACAAAACCGCAACGAGATCGTTGATCGACAAGAGTGCCGTCCTCACGAGAAGCTCGTCCACAGCGAGTCTGGAAAAAGCGAGAAGAACCAATTCCGCGCCACCGCAGAGGCGAAATCTCGCATCTGCGACACGTGTACAGGTGAACATCGTGATCGACGCGCCTGGTCTCGACGAGGCGACAGGTCAATTGAtcgtttgtaataaaatgccggaagaaaaagaagtcgTGGAAAAGTACGAGGACGGCGTAATGAAG ATATCGCGAGGGGAGCGATCAATAAGATCGGCACCTCTCAAGAGAAGATCGAGAAGCGCGAAGAGACGTTTCCTCGCTTCGTCGGGGTTGAGCAAGGATGAAGATCGTGGCGGGCGAGGGAAGGCCTTCATGGATCCTAAAACGAGCGACGTGGTCACAATGGTATCGCTAGTCAGCTCGGCCGACAGTGACAGCGACGTGGAAAATTCGCCAGGCGATGATAAGCTTATCAACGAGCTGCGCAGCAAGCTGCCCACCACGCCTATCATTAAGACGTCGATCAACCCCAATCCTGGCACGGCGAGAAAACCCATTAAATCAG TTTCCTTCCAGAGGAACTCGTTCGACGAGGAACCAAcgaaagaagagaagcgaATTGTCAGCGACATCGTTCAACTTCCTCGTTTCGGCCTCGCCGTTAACGTTACTCACGGCAGTCCGGATGTCGACGAGCAAAACAGCAGGATTGTCGTCGATAGTGTCGTCACGGTGCCGATGCTGGCTATCGATCCTGTGCTAATTCCGCAGGATGATGAGAAGATACCGGAGGTTCCCCTGACTGATCGCGAGAAGAGGTGTTTGGCGGTCCCAATCGGCGATCTGcatgacaaaaaaagaaagctgtTACGAACACGTAGCACATCAAGTCGTCCGAt AGTAACAGAACGGACGAATAATGCGCCGGTGGAAATAAAAGAGCAGAGAATACCTCTTGCGATACCGCGAGTTGATCTCGTTGCGCTTCCTGCTTCGCCAATCGACACATCacttttaaaa CAGGTCGAGCCATTTCCTAAAGAGACGTCACCGATAAAAGAAACGTCACCAAAAGTGATGCTGCCATCGGAGCCACATTTTCAAACGACCAAGGAAAAAGAATGCTGGCATCTTTACAGGCGGATGTGTGATAAAGGCGTCTGTGTGTCTTTCGACACTGTCCTCAG AGGTATGCTAACGCCCACGGAATATCGCTTGCGACAGAAGGAATGCTCACAGGACTTGCAATGA